Within the Paenibacillus sp. AN1007 genome, the region TTCCAATTTCACGCATCACTCCAGCGGACACATGTATTTTACGTTAAAGGATAAAGACAGCCGAATCAAATCCATCATGTTTGCATCCCATAATCAGCGTTTGCCCTTTGTACCGAAAGAGGGTGCGAGGGTTATCGCGCGTGGGAATGTGTCGGTGTATGAGCGGGACGGGCAGTATCAATTTTATGCGACACATATGCAGCCAGATGGGATAGGCAGTCTGTATCTCGCTTATGAACAGCTGAAAAAGAAACTGGAGGACGAAGGGGTGTTTTCCCCAGCGCGTAAGAGACCTATTCCGCGATATCCACATACGATCGGTGTTGTCACTTCTCCTACCGGAGCTGCCGTTCGTGACATTATGATTACGCTGCAGCGGAGGTATCCGTCGGCCAGAGTTGTGTTATATCCGGTACTTGTTCAGGGGAAAGGGGCAGCTCCCTCCATTGTGAAAGCGATAGGGAACCTGAACGCTATGGGTGAAGCAGATGTAATGATTGTAGGCCGGGGCGGCGGGTCATTGGAAGAGCTTTGGGCCTTTAATGAAGAGATCGTAGCCCGTGCAATTGCGGCTTCGACCATTCCGGTGATCTCTGCGGTCGGACATGAAACAGATTTTACCATTGCAGACTTTGCTGCGGATTTACGTGCTGCCACGCCGACGGCGGCTGCGGAACTTGCTGTACC harbors:
- the xseA gene encoding exodeoxyribonuclease VII large subunit; the protein is MADQKIYSIKDLNRYIRMKLESDQVLSDVWLRGEISNFTHHSSGHMYFTLKDKDSRIKSIMFASHNQRLPFVPKEGARVIARGNVSVYERDGQYQFYATHMQPDGIGSLYLAYEQLKKKLEDEGVFSPARKRPIPRYPHTIGVVTSPTGAAVRDIMITLQRRYPSARVVLYPVLVQGKGAAPSIVKAIGNLNAMGEADVMIVGRGGGSLEELWAFNEEIVARAIAASTIPVISAVGHETDFTIADFAADLRAATPTAAAELAVPNRAELLEQIGQRQRQLQNSLRQRAVYHRERLARLQRSPVLVHPRRTLMQHTERLDMLQQRLQRSVDTRMKWTGEKQERLRAALQRFNPRDQVNTAHRDNAAARRQLELAIRSITRSKQQQWKSLVRHLDALSPLKVMSRGYSLVYDEQEQRLIKSLKDVQPGDSVKIKLADGQLDCQVWGMKEDNNIHGE